The Labrus mixtus chromosome 16, fLabMix1.1, whole genome shotgun sequence genome window below encodes:
- the zgc:113274 gene encoding uncharacterized protein zgc:113274 produces the protein MPRIYKRRTNWGSIPLEEMKRAATDVEGGKSIRAVAKDRNIDRSTLRRFMKKKEVKEVKTVGYSGTAEEEVEKELADHVKKLADQFHGLIPKKCCELAFELAQINNIPVPNHWKEKGLAGRDWFKNFMARHHLSCRMPEASSLGRATAFNKTTVGEFFDNLTNVMDR, from the exons ATGCCAAGAATATAcaagagaagaacaaactggggATCAATACCCTTagaagagatgaagagagcaGCCACTGATGTTGAGGGAGGAAAATCCATCAGAGCGGTAGCAAAGGATAGAAATATTGACAGGTCAACACTGCGGAGGTTTATGAAAAAGAAGGAGGTGAAGGAAGTCAAGACAGTAGGGTACAGTGGAACAGCAGAAGAGGAAGTTGAGAAGGAGCTTGCTGACCATGTGAAAAAGTTGGCTGACCAGTTTCATGGCCTCATTCCAAAGAAATGCTGTGAGCTGGCATTCGAGTTGGCACAGATAAACAACATTCCTGTCCCCAACCACTGGAAAGAGAAGGGTCTAGCAG GTCGAGATTGGTTCAAAAACTTCATGGCACGCCACCATCTCTCCTGCCGTATGCCTGAGGCCTCATCTTTGGGAAGAGCTACAgcatttaacaaaacaacagtCGGGGAGTTCTTTGACAATCTGACCAATGTGATGGACAGGTGA
- the LOC132990799 gene encoding gastrula zinc finger protein XlCGF57.1-like isoform X1 gives MSKVQILRSFVNQRLTAAAEEIFELFERTVADYEEQLSRSKENQHKRLNAAIDPEDELRRAGVYNAQQLMVSKEEVSPGQQERGPSPDQEDPPEPPNIKEEWEELWSREEEEQLQGPEQADIIKFTFTPVSVKTEEEEEEEDDEEEEPQSSQIHQRQTKQTETGADGEDCGESEEAKHFPPDSHLHHETHDKTLQSFESETDDSNCDWEETSEPQSGFNALQNKEGSVSDPEYNSGNTSFSFSENEQLQKHKGIQTEVKPFSCSVCGKRFLRKASLTNHMRLHSEGKRFSCPVCKKTFQWRGDVVAHMRIHTGEKPYSCSVCGIKFAQSSTLSSHLRIHTGEKPFSCVYCKASYRFRRSLIIHMRSHTGEKPFCCTVCGKAFGERGHMRRHMSVHTGEKPFSCSVCGKTFTLHGNLRRHLAVHTGEKPFSCSVCGQSFAQHVTLSRHMTIHTGEKPFSCDICQKSFSRLDYVKNHKCVGESSKST, from the exons atgTCTAAAGTCCAAATACTGAGATCTTTTGTGAACCAGAGACTGACTGCGGCTGCTGAGGAGATATTTGAGCTGTTTGAAAGGACGGTAGCAGACTACGAGGAGCAGCTCAGTCGATCGAAAGAGAATCAACACAAACGACTAAATGCTGCCATCGACCCCGAAGACGAGTTACGCAGAGCAGGTGTGTACA ACGCCCAGCAGCTGATGGTGAGTAAAGAAGAGGTTTCCCCTGGGCAGCAGGAGAGGGGCCCAAGTCCAGACCAGGAGGACCCACCAGAGCCACCAAACATTAAAGAGGAATGGGAGGAACTCTGGAGTCGtgaggaggaagaacagcttcaagggCCAGAGCAGGCTGATATCATCAAGTTCACATTCACTCCCGTCTCTGTGaagactgaagaagaagaagaagaagaagatgatgaagaagaggaaccTCAGTCTTCACAGATCCATCAGAGACAAactaaacagacagaaacaggagctgatggagaggactgtggagaaTCAGAAGAAGCCAAACACTTCCCTCCAGATAGTCATTTGCATCATGAAACTCATGACAAGACTCTGCAGTCCTTTGAATCTGAGACTGATGACAGTAACTGTGATTGGGAAGAGACCAGTGAACCTCAGTCTGGTTTCAACGCTCTGCAAAACAAAGAAGGGTCTGTGAGTGATCCGGAATATAATTCTGGAAATACATCGTTTAGCTTCTCCGAAAATGAAcaactgcagaaacacaaaggaaTCCAGACGGAAGTCAAACCATTTAGTTGCTCAGTTTGTGGTAAGAGATTTCTCCGGAAGGCCTCCTTAACAAATCATATGAGACTTCATTCTGAGGGGAAACGTTTCAGCTGCCCAGTTTGCAAGAAGACTTTTCAATGGCGAGGAGATGTTGTGGCACACATGAGAatccacacaggagagaaaccctacAGCTGCTCTGTCTGTGGTATAAAGTTTGCACAGAGCTCAACTTTGTCCTCACACTTAAGAATTCATACGGGAgaaaaacccttcagctgcGTATACTGCAAAGCCAGCTACAGATTCAGAAGAAGCTTGATTATTCACATGAGAAgccatacaggagagaaaccgtTTTGTTGCACAGTTTGTGGCAAAGCGTTTGgagaaagaggacatatgaGGCGTCACATGAGTGTCCACACAGGGGAGAAACCGTTCAGTTGTTCGGTGTGTGGTAAAACATTCACACTACATGGAAATCTAAGGCGCCACTTGGCGGTCCACACGGGGGAGAAACCGTTTAGTTGCTCAGTTTGTGGTCAAAGCTTTGCACAACACGTAACTCTGAGCCGACACATGACGATCCACACAGGGGAGAAACCGTTTAGTTGTGATATTTGTCAGAAAAGTTTCTCTCGACTTGACTATGTCAAAAATCACAAGTGTGTTGGTGAAAGCAGCAAAAGTACATGA
- the LOC132990809 gene encoding zinc finger protein 771-like: MSKVQMLRSFVNQRLTAAAEEIFELLEKTIAEYEERLDRSEENQDKNIGLEEDFSRDLELHTAEVQQLLVRKEEFPLEQRNWSPTLDQEDPPEPSHIKEEQEEIWSSQEAEQLQEPEEADVIKFTFTPFPVRSVEGHGEKAQTSPLHQVQTVENGDTEHLKTEADGENSAGSEPDRNHDPDNHLHPATSNSFGSKTDHNSFPFEERSDPKSGLNPLQNKDEGVKPFCCSVCGKRYPQKRSLANHMRLHSEGKFFSCSICKKTFPWKRDVLTHMRIHTGEKPFSCSFCGTRFSQSSHLTLHLRVHTGEKPFTCSVCNTSFSVRKSLVDHMTTHTGEKPHKCSVCGKRFAQNGALRRHLAVHTGEKPFNCSVCDKRFTRLEHVKNHKCAGESSKNK, from the exons atgtctaaagtCCAAATGCTGAGATCTTTTGtcaaccagagactgactgcAGCTGCTGAGGAGATATTTGAGCTGTTAGAGAAAACGATAGCAGAGTACGAGGAGCGACTTGATCGATCTGAAGAGAATCAGGATAAAAACATTGGACTGGAAGAGGATTTCAGCCGGGACCTCGAGTTACACACAGCAG aagtccagcagctgttggtgagaAAAGAAGAGTTTCCCCTTGAGCAGCGAAATTGGAGCCCCActctggaccaggaggacccGCCAGAACCATCACACATtaaagaggaacaggaggaaATCTGGAGCAGTCAAGAGGCGGAGCAGCTTCAAGAGCCAGAGGAGGCTGATGTCATCAAGTTCACATTCACGCCTTTCCCAGTGAGGAGTGTAGAAGGTCATGGAGAGAAAGCTCAGACCTCACCGCTTCATCAAGTCCAAACGGTAGAGAACGGAGACACAGAGCATCTGAAAACAGAAGCTGATGGAGAGAACTCTgcaggatcagaaccagacagAAACCATGACCCAGACAATCATTTACATCCTGCAACTTCAAACTCCTTTGGATCGAAGACCGACCACAATAGTTTTCCCTTTGAAGAAAGAAGTGACCCTAAATCAGGTTTAAACCCTCTGCAAAACAAGGATGAAGGAGTGAAACCATTCTGCTGCTCAGTTTGCGGTAAAAGATATCCTCAGAAAAGATCCTTAGCAAATCATATGAGGCTTCATTCAGAGGGGAAATTTTTCAGCTGTTCCATTTGTAAAAAGACTTTCCCATGGAAAAGAGACGTTTTGACGCATATGAGAATCCACAccggagagaaacccttcagttgCTCCTTCTGCGGCACAAGGTTCTCTCAAAGCTCCCATCTAACCTTACACTTAagagttcatacaggagagaaacctttCACCTGCTCGGTGTGCAATACAAGTTTTAGTGTCAGGAAAAGTTTGGTTGATCACATGACAACCCATACTGGAGAGAAACCCCACAAGTGTTCAGTTTGTGGTAAAAGGTTTGCCCAAAACGGTGCTCTTAGGCGACACCTGGCTGTCCACACAGGGGAGAAACCGTTcaactgcagtgtgtgtgataAACGATTCACTCGGCTCGAGCATGTCAAAAATCACAAGTGTGCTGGTGAGagcagcaaaaataaatga
- the LOC132990799 gene encoding gastrula zinc finger protein XlCGF57.1-like isoform X2, whose translation MSKVQILRSFVNQRLTAAAEEIFELFERTVADYEEQLSRSKENQHKRLNAAIDPEDELRRADAQQLMVSKEEVSPGQQERGPSPDQEDPPEPPNIKEEWEELWSREEEEQLQGPEQADIIKFTFTPVSVKTEEEEEEEDDEEEEPQSSQIHQRQTKQTETGADGEDCGESEEAKHFPPDSHLHHETHDKTLQSFESETDDSNCDWEETSEPQSGFNALQNKEGSVSDPEYNSGNTSFSFSENEQLQKHKGIQTEVKPFSCSVCGKRFLRKASLTNHMRLHSEGKRFSCPVCKKTFQWRGDVVAHMRIHTGEKPYSCSVCGIKFAQSSTLSSHLRIHTGEKPFSCVYCKASYRFRRSLIIHMRSHTGEKPFCCTVCGKAFGERGHMRRHMSVHTGEKPFSCSVCGKTFTLHGNLRRHLAVHTGEKPFSCSVCGQSFAQHVTLSRHMTIHTGEKPFSCDICQKSFSRLDYVKNHKCVGESSKST comes from the exons atgTCTAAAGTCCAAATACTGAGATCTTTTGTGAACCAGAGACTGACTGCGGCTGCTGAGGAGATATTTGAGCTGTTTGAAAGGACGGTAGCAGACTACGAGGAGCAGCTCAGTCGATCGAAAGAGAATCAACACAAACGACTAAATGCTGCCATCGACCCCGAAGACGAGTTACGCAGAGCAG ACGCCCAGCAGCTGATGGTGAGTAAAGAAGAGGTTTCCCCTGGGCAGCAGGAGAGGGGCCCAAGTCCAGACCAGGAGGACCCACCAGAGCCACCAAACATTAAAGAGGAATGGGAGGAACTCTGGAGTCGtgaggaggaagaacagcttcaagggCCAGAGCAGGCTGATATCATCAAGTTCACATTCACTCCCGTCTCTGTGaagactgaagaagaagaagaagaagaagatgatgaagaagaggaaccTCAGTCTTCACAGATCCATCAGAGACAAactaaacagacagaaacaggagctgatggagaggactgtggagaaTCAGAAGAAGCCAAACACTTCCCTCCAGATAGTCATTTGCATCATGAAACTCATGACAAGACTCTGCAGTCCTTTGAATCTGAGACTGATGACAGTAACTGTGATTGGGAAGAGACCAGTGAACCTCAGTCTGGTTTCAACGCTCTGCAAAACAAAGAAGGGTCTGTGAGTGATCCGGAATATAATTCTGGAAATACATCGTTTAGCTTCTCCGAAAATGAAcaactgcagaaacacaaaggaaTCCAGACGGAAGTCAAACCATTTAGTTGCTCAGTTTGTGGTAAGAGATTTCTCCGGAAGGCCTCCTTAACAAATCATATGAGACTTCATTCTGAGGGGAAACGTTTCAGCTGCCCAGTTTGCAAGAAGACTTTTCAATGGCGAGGAGATGTTGTGGCACACATGAGAatccacacaggagagaaaccctacAGCTGCTCTGTCTGTGGTATAAAGTTTGCACAGAGCTCAACTTTGTCCTCACACTTAAGAATTCATACGGGAgaaaaacccttcagctgcGTATACTGCAAAGCCAGCTACAGATTCAGAAGAAGCTTGATTATTCACATGAGAAgccatacaggagagaaaccgtTTTGTTGCACAGTTTGTGGCAAAGCGTTTGgagaaagaggacatatgaGGCGTCACATGAGTGTCCACACAGGGGAGAAACCGTTCAGTTGTTCGGTGTGTGGTAAAACATTCACACTACATGGAAATCTAAGGCGCCACTTGGCGGTCCACACGGGGGAGAAACCGTTTAGTTGCTCAGTTTGTGGTCAAAGCTTTGCACAACACGTAACTCTGAGCCGACACATGACGATCCACACAGGGGAGAAACCGTTTAGTTGTGATATTTGTCAGAAAAGTTTCTCTCGACTTGACTATGTCAAAAATCACAAGTGTGTTGGTGAAAGCAGCAAAAGTACATGA
- the LOC132990802 gene encoding zinc finger protein 883-like translates to MSKVQMLRFFVNQRLTAAAEEIFELFERTTAEYEEELCRLREKHGHNEQPDSEVELHRTDIQQLMVRKGEVPSEQQERSSSLNQEDQTEPPNIKEEMWTDEEGEQLQEPWDTDIIKFTFTPVPVKSEDDDKKPQSSERHEDQTEESRDTQHLKTADGEDCEGSEPARNLNLDRYLTPASQHIISNSTESEMYDRCFDRVVTTIPLSGLNCLQAVEEPVSELECKTGKTSINSSECVLSFGPNGKQREQSRIQTEVKPFRCSICGKRFSDKASLINHVSIHSEQKRFSCSVCKKKFHWKKDILTHMRTHTGEKPYSCSYCGSGFTQSSHLVAHLKVHTGEKPFTCLVCSASFSIKKSLVEHMRIHTGEKPFDCSVCGKRFAQKGHMRRHLTVHTGERPFICSVCGKGFTQNVSLKNHLTVHTGEKPFKCNLCDKTFTRLEYVKKHNVKKHKCVGESSRNNQSCRDDC, encoded by the exons atgtctaaagTCCAAATGCTGAGATTTTTCGTCAACCAGAGACTGACCGCGGCGGCTGAAGAGATATTTGAGCTTTTTGAAAGGACGACAGCAGAGTACGAGGAGGAACTCTGTCGTTTAAGAGAGAAACACGGACACAATGAACAACCGGACTCTGAAGTCGAGCTACACAGAACAG ACATCCAGCAGCTGATGGTGAGAAAGGGAGAGGTTCCCtctgagcagcaggagaggagctCCAGTCTGAACCAGGAGGACCAAACAGAGCCGCCGAATATTAAAGAGGAAATGTGGACTGATGAGGAGGGAGAGCAACTTCAAGAGCCGTGGGACACTGATATCATCAAGTTCACATTCACTCCTGTccctgtgaagagtgaagatgatgacaagaaacctcagtcctcagAGCGTCATGAAGATCAAACtgaagagagcagagacacacagcatttgaaaacagctgatggagaggactgtgaaGGATCAGAACCAGCAAGGAACCTAAATCTAGACAGATATTTAACACCAGCTTCTCAACATATAATTTCAAACTCCACTGAATCTGAAATGTATGACAGATGTTTTGATAGGGTGGTTACCACTATCCCTCTGTCAGGTTTAAACTGTTTGCAAGCTGTTGAAGAACCTGTAAGTGAACTGGAATGTAAAACTGGGAAAACATCAATTAACTcttctgaatgtgttttaagCTTTGGACCAAATGGAAAACAGCGCGAACAGAGCAGAATCCAAACCGAAGTGAAACCATTCCGTTGCTCAATTTGTGGTAAAAGATTCTCTGACAAGGCCTCCCTAATAAATCATGTGAGCATTCATTCAGAACAAAAACGTTTCAGCTGCTccgtttgtaaaaaaaagtttcattggaaaaaagacattttgacaCACATGAGAAcccatacaggagagaaaccctacAGCTGCTCTTACTGTGGCTCAGGGTTTACACAGAGCTCCCATTTGGTCGCACACTTAAAGGTCCATACAGGAGAAAAACCTTTCACCTGCTTAGTTTGTAGTGCAAGTTTCAGtatcaaaaaaagtttggtcGAGCACATGAGAATCCACACGGGAGAGAAACCATTCGACTGTTCGGTTTGTGGTAAAAGATTTGCACAAAAGGGACATATGAGACGACACTTGACTGTTCACACGGGAGAGAGACCATTTATCTGTTCGGTTTGTGGGAAAGGATTTACACAGAATGTAAGTCTGAAAAATCACCTGACTGTCCACACGGGGGAGAAACCGTTTAAATGCAACTTGTGTGACAAAACATTCACTCGGCTGGAGTACGTCAAGAAACACAACGTCAAGAAACACAAGTGTGTCGGTGAGAGCAGCAGAAATAACCAAAGCTGTAGAGATGATTGTTGA